A window of Fragaria vesca subsp. vesca linkage group LG7, FraVesHawaii_1.0, whole genome shotgun sequence contains these coding sequences:
- the LOC101312970 gene encoding probable methyltransferase PMT23-like, whose product MAISVFFKEKKYPFLLALAVLFVCVTLLLLSNSTPYPLHDLQSSSSSSSPIASTAKNGGVSDGKIAAVNISWALCPGPLAVDFIPCLDNWKAIKALKSRRHMEHRERHCPAPGLRCLPPLPRGYKVKVPWPKSRDMIWYDNVPHPKLVEYKKDQNWVRKSGDYLVFPGGGTQFKDGVTHYIEYIQKTLPAIEWGKNIRVILDVGCGVASFGGYLLDKNVITMSFAPKDEHEAQIQFALERGIPATLSVIGTQRLTFPDDAFDLLHCARCRVHWDADGGKPLLELNRILRPGGFFIWSATPVYRDDNERDREVWKSMVALTTAMCWKVVAKSFDSTGIGLVIYQKPDSTSCYSERQNPDPPVCDPKDKKLGSWYVPLSRCLSQLPGYSWPVPWPERLSSKPLSLSPEPESEEKFYKDTKDWSALVSNSYLNNAAINWSSVRNVMDMNAGYGGFAAALIDRPLWVINVIPVHVPDTLPIIFDRGLIGFYHDWCEPLSTYPRTYDLLHSSFLFESLSQRCDIVDVVVEMDRILRPNGYIVIQDTMEMIDKLRPILHSLQWSSTVHQDRVLIGQKGFWRPARFASRS is encoded by the exons ATGGCAATCTCAGTCTTCTTCAAAGAGAAAAAGTACCCCTTCCTCTTGGCCCTCGCGGTCCTCTTCGTCTGCGTCACTCTCCTCCTCCTCTCCAACTCCACCCCCTACCCCCTCCACGATCTCCAATCCTCCTCCTCCTCCTCTTCTCCTATCGCATCCACCGCCAAAAACGGCGGCGTTTCGGACGGTAAAATTGCCGCCGTGAATATAAGTTGGGCTCTCTGCCCGGGCCCGCTGGCCGTCGATTTCATTCCGTGCCTGGATAATTGGAAGGCGATCAAGGCCTTGAAGTCGCGCCGTCACATGGAGCACCGCGAGCGGCATTGCCCGGCGCCGGGCCTGAGGTGCCTGCCGCCGTTGCCGAGAGGCTACAAGGTGAAGGTTCCGTGGCCGAAGAGCAGGGACATG ATATGGTATGACAATGTACCTCATCCGAAGCTGGTTGAGTACAAGAAGGATCAAAATTGGGTGAGGAAATCCGGCGATTATCTTGTTTTTCCGGGAGGCGGTACTCAGTTCAAGGATGGGGTTACTCACTACATTGAGTACATTCAAAAG ACTTTGCCGGCTATTGAGTGGGGGAAGAATATAAGGGTTATTTTGGATGTCGGTTGTGGGGTTGCTAGCTTTGGGGGGTATTTGCTGGATAAGAATGTTATCACCATGTCGTTTGCGCCAAAAGATGAGCATGAAGCTCAGATACAGTTTGCTCTTGAAAGGGGGATTCCTGCAACTCTCTCGGTTATCGGAACACAAAGGCTAACGTTTCCGGATGATGCTTTTGATTTGCTTCATTGTGCACGGTGTAGAGTACACTGGGATGCAGATG GCGGGAAACCACTATTGGAGCTCAACAGGATTCTGAGGCCCGGGGGATTTTTCATATGGTCTGCTACACCAGTTTATCGTGATGATAACGAAAGAGATCGCGAAGTATGGAAAT CTATGGTAGCTCTGACAACAGCAATGTGCTGGAAGGTTGTTGCTAAGTCTTTTGATTCAACTGGAATTGGGCTCGTAATATATCAGAAGCCTGACTCTACTTCCTGCTACAGTGAACGTCAAAACCCTGATCCACCTGTGTGTGATCCTAAAGACAAGAAACTTGGTTCATG GTATGTGCCACTTAGTCGTTGCCTTTCCCAACTACCTGGATATAGCTGGCCTGTGCCCTGGCCGGAGCGGCTTAGCAGTAAACCTCTAAGCTTGTCGCCTGAGCCAGAATCCGAGGAGAAGTTCTACAAGGATACTAAAGATTGGTCTGCACTTGTGTCAAATTCCTACCTGAATAATGCTGCTATAAACTGGTCGAGTGTGCGGAATGTAATGGATATGAATGCTGGTTATGGAGG ATTTGCTGCAGCACTTATCGATCGGCCTCTCTGGGTAATAAATGTCATCCCGGTTCATGTACCAGATACTCTGCCTATTATTTTTGATAGAGGATTAATTGGATTCTATCATGACTGGTGCGAGCCATTGAGTACCTACCCTCGAACCTATGATCTACTGCATTCAAGTTTTCTCTTTGAAAGCCTTTCTCAAAG ATGCGACATTGTAGATGTAGTGGTAGAGATGGATCGCATACTGAGGCCTAATGGATATATAGTGATTCAAGATACAATGGAAATGATAGACAAGCTGAGGCCAATCTTGCATTCGCTTCAGTGGTCTTCAACTGTCCATCAAGATCGAGTTCTTATCGGTCAGAAAGGCTTCTGGCGTCCGGCAAGATTTGCAAGTAGATCATGA